The Maniola hyperantus chromosome 27, iAphHyp1.2, whole genome shotgun sequence genome has a window encoding:
- the Cdk4 gene encoding cyclin-dependent kinase 4 produces the protein MSATSGTSSSQTPPVMASISDVSALFQTAKKYEELNVIGTGAYGTVYKARDLHNGGQIVAMKKVKVALTEDGIPLSTLREIALLRQLEAYRHPNIVRLLDVCHGGQSLERDHQLVLFLVFEHVEQDLDSYLKRAPGPLSENRIRSMSYDILSGVDFLHSHRIVHRDLKPHNLLVTSTGRVKLADFGLAKTYDTEMKLTSVVVTLWYRPPEVLLGLSYNTAVDVWSCACVLAQLHTRAPLLQADCDSQQLHCIFRLIGRPPKHEWPDNVAIVADSFPDYPPRDLADVLPRIHPHALDMIRGMLVFDPAKRLTALDCLEHPYFTEEPLT, from the exons ATGTCGGCAACCAGTGGAACAAGTTCATCTCAGACCCCGCCTGTAATGGCTTCGATAAGCGATGTCTCTGCCTTATTTCAAACTGCAAAAAAGTATGAGGAACTCAACGTTATCGGGACAG GGGCCTACGGCACAGTATACAAGGCGCGGGACCTCCACAACGGGGGCCAGATAGTGGCTATGAAGAAAGTCAAGGTGGCCCTCACAGAAGACGGCATCCCGCTATCTACGCTCAGAGAAATAGCGCTGCTTAGACAACTAGAGGCGTACAGACATCCTAATATTGTTAG ACTCCTGGACGTCTGCCACGGAGGTCAATCACTGGAGAGAGATCACCAGTTGGTGCTGTTCCTAGTGTTTGAGCATGTCGAGCAAGACCTGGATTCCTACTTGAAGAGGGCGCCAGGGCCACTCTCTGAGAATAGAATTAGA AGTATGTCCTACGACATTCTCTCTGGTGTGGACTTTTTACACTCCCACCGGATCGTCCACCGCGATCTCAAGCCGCACAACCTGCTGGTGACGTCCACCGGCCGCGTCAAGTTGGCTGACTTCGGCCTCGCCAAGACCTACGACACCGAGATGAAACTCACCAGCGTG GTGGTAACCCTGTGGTATCGACCACCAGAAGTGTTACTGGGCTTGTCGTACAACACAGCTGTAGACGTGTGGTCGTGTGCGTGTGTGTTGGCGCAGCTACATACTCGCGCACCTCTACTGCAAGCCGATTGTGACTCCCAGCAACTGCACTGCATATTTAG ATTAATAGGCCGCCCGCCGAAGCACGAGTGGCCGGACAATGTGGCCATTGTAGCGGACAGTTTCCCGGACTACCCCCCACGGGATTTAGCGGACGTCTTGCCTAGAATACACCCACACGCCTTGGATATGATCAGA GGCATGCTAGTCTTCGACCCAGCGAAACGTCTCACCGCTTTGGACTGTCTCGAGCATCCGTACTTTACCGAAGAGCCGCTCACATAA